A single window of bacterium DNA harbors:
- a CDS encoding FlgD immunoglobulin-like domain containing protein yields NLHRLIAVAEQTAGGSVVFGLSLMPNPFNGRLQIAYSVGPDAQKAELKIFDAAGRLVKLFNHLSANQHGGIQPVNQIVWDGSDDVGRSVPAGVYFVRLEANDKTLIDKAVLLR; encoded by the coding sequence CAACCTGCACCGGTTGATCGCTGTGGCAGAGCAGACGGCGGGCGGCAGTGTGGTATTTGGCTTGTCGTTGATGCCGAATCCGTTCAATGGCCGCTTGCAGATCGCGTATAGCGTCGGGCCGGATGCGCAGAAGGCCGAGCTGAAGATCTTCGATGCGGCGGGTCGATTGGTTAAGTTATTTAACCATTTATCCGCCAATCAGCATGGCGGAATTCAACCAGTTAACCAGATCGTCTGGGATGGTTCAGACGACGTGGGCCGTTCGGTCCCCGCCGGTGTTTACTTTGTCCGGCTGGAGGCAAACGATAAAACGCTTATTGACAAAGCCGTACTTTTGCGTTAA